From Anopheles arabiensis isolate DONGOLA chromosome 3, AaraD3, whole genome shotgun sequence, a single genomic window includes:
- the LOC120902278 gene encoding uncharacterized protein LOC120902278 isoform X2, with amino-acid sequence MLAMHHMTPVEVTQISNLHTLILEINSEVALFRDLLIHVGQSRDCPELREKIRKLRRSCVEACKHTAALILPQIRTAIAEGILTDNPHLVLLFYLAQLFLRELIKSHRLVQVIPMDMSGYYENRAGPSNLGNVISQILLCKQITPDFNQEELCSITKDSQEIARILQELQEFMPQQENYLERTIALTTEINGPWPAKRRRGSLYKNMGLLCCVSRPNYL; translated from the exons ATGTTGGCCATGCACCATATGACACCGGTGGAAGTTACCCAAATCTCCAACCTGCACACG CTCATCCTGGAAATCAACAGTGAGGTGGCACTATTTCGCGACCTGCTCATACACGTCGGCCAATCGAGGGACTGTCCGGAGCTGCGGGAGAAGATCCGAAAACTTCGCCGATCCTGCGTCGAGGCCTGCAAGCATACCGCCGCCCTGATACTGCCCCAAATACGAAC CGCCATCGCCGAGGGCATCCTGACCGATAACCCGcacctggtgctgctgttctACCTTGCTCAACTATTTCTAAGAGAATTAATCAAAAGCCACCGACTGGTGCAGGTAATACCGATGGACATGTCCGGCTATTACG AGAACCGGGCCGGCCCGTCCAATCTGGGCAATGTGATAAGTCAGATACTGCTCTGCAAGCAAATTACGCCCGACTTCAACCAGGAGGAGCTGTGCAGCATTACGAAGGACTCGCAGGAGATCGCCCGAATACTGCAGGAGCTGCAGGAGTTTATGCCGCAGCAGGAAAACTACCTGG AGCGAACCATTGCCCTGACGACCGAAATCAACGGACCCTGGCCGGCGAAGCGACGGCGTGGATCATTATACAAAAACATGGGCCTGCTGTGCTGCGTCTCTCGGCCCAACTACCTATGA